Proteins from a genomic interval of Phenylobacterium sp. LH3H17:
- a CDS encoding phytanoyl-CoA dioxygenase family protein, with translation MNVDFDALLRDGFVVLGGVVPETMCARFEADLEIIGRAGLNQRGRSQGEPDAIADLLRLGGAYRQALFSNLKHLRVVQEMGHHVVSTLETAGVLDWLGYEALVAYPTIRADVPDEDTYLLPMHQDYATPCRRAFRVWATLRPASATSGSLLVVPGSHLGGLIAHDTSDPARPFVPDSAYDSSGTRLLELEAGDGILFDPLLVHGSVPAKNARMKYNLLVNLWDLTTLADPDDPEDPIAGRVRMRHVRDTVRG, from the coding sequence GTGAACGTAGATTTCGACGCGTTACTTAGGGACGGGTTCGTCGTGCTGGGCGGCGTCGTTCCGGAGACGATGTGCGCCCGGTTCGAGGCTGATCTTGAAATTATAGGCCGGGCTGGGCTGAACCAGCGGGGACGGTCGCAGGGGGAGCCCGACGCCATCGCGGATCTACTGCGCTTGGGCGGCGCATATCGCCAGGCGCTCTTCTCGAACCTCAAGCACCTCCGTGTCGTCCAAGAAATGGGTCATCACGTGGTATCCACCCTGGAGACGGCCGGCGTTCTCGACTGGCTTGGCTACGAGGCTCTCGTCGCCTATCCCACCATACGTGCGGACGTGCCGGACGAGGACACTTATCTCCTTCCGATGCACCAGGACTACGCCACTCCGTGCCGGCGGGCGTTCCGGGTCTGGGCCACTCTCCGGCCTGCAAGCGCCACCAGCGGGTCGCTCCTCGTGGTTCCAGGGAGTCACCTCGGCGGCCTTATTGCTCACGATACGTCAGATCCAGCACGGCCCTTCGTGCCAGACAGCGCCTACGATTCATCCGGGACGCGGCTTCTCGAACTGGAAGCAGGAGACGGCATCCTTTTTGATCCCCTGCTTGTCCACGGCTCGGTTCCTGCGAAGAACGCACGCATGAAATACAATCTCCTGGTCAATCTCTGGGACCTTACGACGCTCGCCGATCCCGATGACCCGGAGGATCCGATCGCAGGGCGGGTCCGGATGCGTCACGTTCGAGACACGGTCAGGGGATGA
- a CDS encoding DUF4198 domain-containing protein, giving the protein MSRAPFAFALSLMFGGPAAAHDFWIQPEAFRLEPGHATPMTLQVGHGDDRQRSLIPLGRIIRFSASGPDAAAIDLRPSLRLGGDKADGVIRLPAPGAYVLALETDNRARSHLPAARFNAYLKAEGLTPALEARIGSGRTGAEGSERYGRVAKAIVQVGSAGAQEPATQAIGLPLEIVPEVTPYAEPRPTALPVRVLFEGRPIAGALIKLTDLDRDEAPVATRLTDEAGRASFPMPETGSWLLNVVWTKPAPAASEVDFDTVFSSLSFGFPSAVR; this is encoded by the coding sequence ATGAGCCGCGCGCCGTTCGCCTTCGCCTTGTCCCTGATGTTCGGCGGTCCCGCGGCGGCCCATGACTTCTGGATCCAGCCGGAAGCCTTCCGCCTTGAGCCGGGCCATGCGACGCCCATGACCCTGCAGGTGGGCCACGGCGACGATCGGCAGCGCTCGCTCATCCCGCTCGGCCGGATCATCCGGTTCTCGGCCAGCGGACCGGACGCGGCGGCGATCGACCTCAGGCCGTCGCTGCGCCTTGGCGGCGACAAGGCGGACGGGGTCATCCGCCTTCCGGCGCCCGGCGCCTATGTGCTGGCGCTCGAGACCGACAATCGGGCGCGCAGCCATCTCCCCGCGGCCCGGTTCAACGCCTACCTCAAGGCCGAGGGGCTGACCCCCGCCCTGGAGGCGCGGATTGGCTCCGGCCGCACCGGGGCCGAAGGCTCGGAGCGCTACGGCCGGGTGGCGAAGGCGATCGTGCAGGTGGGATCGGCGGGCGCGCAGGAGCCGGCGACGCAGGCGATAGGCCTCCCCCTGGAAATCGTGCCCGAGGTGACCCCCTATGCCGAGCCCAGGCCCACGGCCTTGCCCGTTCGCGTGCTCTTCGAGGGCCGGCCGATCGCGGGCGCGCTGATCAAGCTCACCGACCTTGATCGTGACGAGGCGCCTGTGGCGACTAGGCTTACGGACGAGGCGGGACGCGCGAGCTTCCCCATGCCGGAGACGGGGAGCTGGCTTCTGAACGTGGTCTGGACCAAGCCGGCCCCGGCGGCGAGCGAGGTCGACTTCGACACCGTCTTCTCCAGCCTGAGCTTCGGCTTTCCGTCAGCGGTTCGCTAG
- a CDS encoding response regulator, translated as MIEAVANLSIEPLPGERRPTTRILIVDDDERNAFAASQALESLGQELIVARSGEEALRFLLTEDFAVILLDLHMPGMDGYETARMIRLRRRNREVPIVFLTAVFRDEAHIFKAYSAGAVDVVFKPVDPFILRSKVQVLVDLHLKTLELARQSEQRRLLLEENAKVHAEKLAAERALRLSQERQEQILRALPVVFHSRTAEAPYAATFVSDSVLGLTGFPPSRFVDEPDFATGRIHPDDRAAVEAAQAEARTKGVYSCEYRWLCADGVYRSLLDQGVLAPAEEGQPPTVFGTLLDNTDRRRLEEDLAQARKMEAVGQLTGGVAHDFNNLLTVILGNVDRLQRRVDGDEKLGRYAEAIRFATDRGSALTRQLLAFSRRQHLNPRTIELNALVTEFMPLLRQAVGDGVTVVADLAKTDLHVLLDAAQFETALLNLAVNARDAMASAGTVSIETLVQGEEVVIRVADTGSGMEPDIAARIFEPFFTTKEVGLGSGLGLSQVYGFVRQSGGQVSVESAPGHGARFEIRLPRSSVAACPPVVKAATPVVVGGTERILVVEDDPHVLALTEESLRTLGYAVITADSANAALGILQQKVKLDLLFSDVVMPGGMTGFQLAQRARQLRPQLKVLLTSGYVGDAAKAWGDSFPLLDKPYEAPALAARLRAILDSDAPALANS; from the coding sequence ATGATTGAGGCCGTCGCCAACCTGAGCATCGAGCCGCTGCCCGGAGAGCGGCGGCCGACGACGCGGATTCTGATCGTCGACGACGACGAGCGCAATGCGTTCGCCGCCAGCCAGGCCCTGGAGTCGCTGGGTCAGGAGCTGATCGTCGCCCGGTCGGGCGAGGAGGCCCTGCGCTTCCTGCTGACCGAGGACTTCGCCGTCATCCTGCTCGACCTGCACATGCCGGGAATGGACGGCTACGAAACCGCCCGCATGATCCGCCTCCGACGGCGCAATCGCGAGGTGCCGATTGTCTTCCTCACGGCGGTGTTCCGCGACGAGGCCCACATCTTTAAGGCCTACTCCGCCGGCGCCGTGGACGTGGTCTTCAAGCCGGTCGACCCCTTCATCCTGCGCTCGAAGGTCCAGGTGCTCGTGGACCTCCATCTGAAGACCCTGGAGCTGGCCAGGCAGTCCGAGCAACGAAGGCTGCTCCTGGAGGAAAACGCCAAGGTCCACGCCGAAAAGCTGGCGGCCGAGCGGGCGCTGCGGCTCAGCCAGGAACGCCAGGAGCAGATCCTGCGCGCCCTGCCCGTGGTCTTCCACTCGCGGACCGCCGAAGCGCCCTATGCGGCCACATTCGTCAGTGACAGCGTGCTGGGCTTGACGGGCTTCCCCCCGTCGCGCTTCGTCGACGAGCCCGACTTCGCGACCGGGCGGATCCATCCGGACGACCGGGCCGCCGTCGAAGCAGCCCAGGCCGAGGCGCGCACCAAGGGCGTCTATTCCTGCGAGTACAGATGGCTCTGCGCCGACGGCGTCTATCGCTCCCTGCTGGACCAGGGCGTGCTTGCCCCGGCCGAGGAGGGCCAGCCCCCGACCGTGTTCGGCACCCTGCTCGACAACACCGATCGCCGCCGACTTGAAGAGGACCTCGCCCAGGCCCGGAAGATGGAGGCCGTCGGTCAGCTGACGGGCGGCGTCGCCCACGACTTCAACAACCTGCTGACCGTCATCCTGGGCAATGTCGACCGGCTGCAAAGACGGGTCGATGGCGACGAGAAGCTCGGTCGCTATGCCGAGGCGATCCGTTTCGCGACGGATCGAGGCAGTGCTCTGACCCGGCAGCTTCTGGCCTTCTCGCGGCGCCAGCATCTCAATCCTCGGACCATCGAGTTGAACGCCCTGGTGACGGAATTCATGCCCCTGCTCCGCCAGGCGGTGGGAGACGGGGTCACGGTGGTGGCCGACCTAGCCAAGACTGACCTGCACGTGCTGCTCGACGCGGCCCAGTTCGAAACGGCGCTGCTGAACCTCGCCGTCAACGCCCGCGACGCCATGGCCTCGGCCGGAACCGTCTCGATCGAGACGCTCGTCCAGGGCGAAGAGGTCGTCATCCGTGTCGCCGACACCGGCAGCGGGATGGAACCCGATATCGCCGCCCGCATCTTCGAACCCTTTTTCACGACAAAGGAGGTCGGACTGGGTTCGGGGCTGGGCCTGAGCCAGGTCTATGGCTTCGTGCGCCAGTCCGGCGGCCAGGTGTCGGTCGAGAGCGCTCCAGGCCACGGCGCCCGTTTCGAGATCCGCCTGCCCCGATCGTCCGTCGCCGCCTGCCCGCCAGTGGTCAAGGCGGCTACCCCCGTCGTGGTCGGCGGGACTGAGCGGATCCTGGTGGTCGAGGACGATCCCCACGTCCTGGCCCTCACCGAGGAAAGCCTGCGGACGCTCGGCTACGCCGTGATCACCGCCGACTCCGCCAACGCGGCCCTGGGCATCCTGCAGCAGAAGGTGAAGCTCGACCTGCTGTTCTCCGACGTCGTCATGCCGGGCGGCATGACGGGATTCCAGCTGGCCCAACGGGCTCGCCAACTTCGACCCCAGCTGAAGGTCCTGCTCACCTCCGGCTACGTCGGCGACGCCGCGAAGGCCTGGGGCGATTCCTTTCCGTTGCTAGACAAGCCCTATGAGGCTCCGGCCCTGGCCGCGCGCCTCCGCGCCATCCTCGATAGCGACGCGCCCGCCCTGGCCAATTCCTGA
- a CDS encoding HAMP domain-containing protein, producing MSAIASLEPRAGGLDVHQLLAALRGFRRGDFSVRLPSDLSGVDGELAEAFNDVVDLNDRLSKELARLGEVVGKQGKINHRAALSAAAGSWAENIHAVNDLITDMVHPTAEMARVIGAVAKGDLSQTMDLENEDRPLRGEFLRTGRVVNTMVGQLGSFASEVTRVAREVGTEGKLGGQAQVKGVAGTWKDLTDNVNLMAANLTGQVRNIAEVTTAVANGDLSRKITVDVKGEVLELKNTINTMVDQLNSFASEVTRVAREVGTEGKLGGQANVRGVAGTWKDLTDNVNLMAANLTGQVRNIAEVTTAVAKGDLSKKITVDVKGEILELKSTINVMVDQLNGFASEVTRVAREVGTEGKLGGQARVEGVAGTWKDLTDNVNFMAANLTGQVRNIAEVTTAVAMGDLSKKITVDVKGEILELKNTINVMVDQLNAFASEVTRVAREVGTEGKLGGQANVTGVGGTWKDLTDNVNLMAANLTGQVRNIAEVTTAVAMGDLSKKITVDVRGEILELKNTINTMVDQLNSFSSEVTRVAREVGTEGKLGGQAQVRGVGGTWKDLTDNVNFMAANLTGQVRNIAEVTTAVANGDLSKKITVDVRGEILELKNTINVMVDQLNGFASEVTRVAREVGTEGNLGGQAQVKGVAGTWKDLTDNVNFMAANLTGQVRNIAEVTTAVAMGDLSKKITVDVKGEILELKNTINVMVDQLNSFSSEVTRVAREVGTEGKLGGQAQVKGVAGTWKDLTDNVNLMAANLTGQVRNIADVTTAVAKGDLSKKITVDVKGEILELKSTINVMVDQLNGFASEVTRVAREVGTEGKLGGQAQVPGVAGTWKDLTDNVNMMAANLTGQVRNIADVVTAVAQGDLKRKLTLDAKGEIASLADTINGMIETLATFADQVTNVAREVGSEGKLGGQARVPGAAGLWRDLTDNVNELAANLTTQVRAIAEVSTAVTKGDLTRSITVEASGEVAALKDNINEMIRNLKDQTLKNTEQDWLKTNLARFSRMLQGERDLSTVSNLVLSELAPLINAQHGLFYVSDRDEDGEPVLNLAASYAFNPKQPPAAQLRPGQSLIGQCAVEKERILLTNVPKKYLQVTSGLGGASPHNIVVLPALFEGELKAVIELATLGEFNETQQAFLDQLMESVGIVLSTIAANMRTEGLLTQSQLLTAELQAQQGELKTTNDRLEQQAASLRQSEELLRSKQDELQQTNAELEDKARLLSDQNQQVEAKNHEVEQAKMALEEKAEQLALTSKYKSEFLANMSHELRTPLNSLLILSKMLSENAQGNLSDKQVEFAKNIHDAGTDLLGLINDILDLSKIESGTVTLDIGEMSFGSLRDQMDRTFAQVAQGKRLDFTIEIDKALPRAMYTDDKRLLQVIKNLLSNAFKFTESGSVKLSVSRAGLGWTPGNEHLNTAGQVLAFSVQDTGIGIPEEKQRLIFEAFQQADGTTSRKYGGTGLGLSISREITRLLGGELRVVSTPGEGSTFTLYVPLNFSPASQPAAGPRGPAVAPQPFRLSSTAAVEAELTDSVVDDRDQIEPGAGVVLIVEDDPRFASILLSLVRDVGLKGVVTGEGSAVPSLARRFSPEAILLDIGLPDMDGLALLDLLKRTADTRHIPVHVISADDQGGLGLSMGAVGFTSKPVAREAVISTLEALRAIAAQTPQPVLFVGAASSPVAETLKEAFGEVHHYAELSAVPDAALTGDQGCLVIDVGQGPVAQIVDQLKQRRARNGVAVLYASEDLSAEDERRMRLATFSGLARLARTPEQLVEHTTMLQHAPVADLSAPARAMLSQGRHADAVLTGRTAVVIDDDIRNIFSLASALEEYGVELRYAESGRAGLELLDEMPRVDMVLVDIMMPDMDGYETMREIRSRAKFSELPIVAVTAKAMKGDRQKCIQAGASDYVSKPVDIDRLISVLRASVQRADALRSAGQKLPSLLPTVG from the coding sequence ATGTCCGCCATCGCCAGCCTGGAGCCCCGCGCTGGGGGCCTCGACGTCCATCAACTTCTCGCCGCGTTGCGAGGCTTCCGCCGGGGCGATTTCTCCGTGCGCCTGCCGAGCGATCTCAGCGGCGTCGATGGCGAACTCGCCGAGGCGTTCAACGACGTCGTCGATCTGAACGACCGGCTGAGCAAGGAATTGGCGCGGCTCGGCGAGGTGGTGGGCAAGCAGGGCAAGATCAACCACCGCGCCGCCCTGTCGGCCGCGGCCGGCTCCTGGGCGGAGAACATCCACGCGGTCAACGACCTGATCACCGACATGGTCCATCCGACCGCCGAGATGGCGCGGGTGATCGGGGCGGTGGCCAAGGGCGACCTCTCACAAACCATGGATCTGGAGAACGAGGATCGGCCTCTGCGCGGCGAGTTCCTGCGGACCGGCCGAGTGGTCAACACCATGGTCGGCCAGCTGGGCTCCTTCGCCTCGGAAGTGACCCGGGTCGCGCGCGAAGTCGGCACCGAGGGCAAGCTGGGCGGCCAGGCTCAGGTGAAGGGCGTCGCCGGCACGTGGAAGGACCTCACCGACAACGTGAACCTGATGGCCGCCAACCTCACCGGCCAGGTGCGGAACATCGCCGAGGTGACCACCGCCGTCGCCAATGGCGACCTGTCGCGCAAGATCACCGTGGACGTGAAGGGCGAGGTGCTGGAGCTGAAGAACACCATCAACACCATGGTGGACCAGCTGAACTCCTTCGCCTCGGAAGTGACCCGCGTGGCCCGCGAGGTCGGCACCGAGGGCAAGCTGGGCGGTCAGGCCAATGTGCGTGGCGTGGCCGGCACCTGGAAGGACCTGACCGACAACGTCAACCTGATGGCCGCCAACCTGACCGGCCAGGTCCGCAACATCGCCGAGGTCACCACCGCCGTCGCCAAGGGCGACCTCTCCAAGAAGATCACCGTCGACGTGAAGGGCGAGATCCTGGAGCTCAAGTCGACCATTAACGTCATGGTCGATCAGCTGAACGGCTTCGCCTCCGAAGTGACCCGGGTGGCCCGCGAAGTGGGCACCGAGGGCAAGCTGGGCGGCCAGGCGCGGGTGGAAGGTGTCGCCGGCACCTGGAAGGACCTGACCGACAATGTGAACTTCATGGCCGCCAACCTCACCGGCCAGGTCCGCAACATCGCCGAGGTCACCACCGCCGTGGCCATGGGCGACCTGTCGAAGAAGATCACCGTCGATGTGAAGGGCGAGATCCTGGAGCTGAAGAACACCATCAACGTCATGGTCGATCAGCTGAACGCCTTCGCCTCGGAGGTGACCCGCGTGGCCCGCGAGGTCGGCACCGAGGGCAAGCTGGGCGGTCAGGCCAACGTCACCGGGGTCGGCGGCACCTGGAAGGACCTCACCGACAACGTCAACCTGATGGCCGCCAACCTCACCGGCCAGGTCCGCAACATCGCCGAGGTGACCACCGCCGTCGCCATGGGCGACCTGTCGAAGAAGATCACCGTCGACGTGCGCGGCGAGATCCTGGAGCTGAAGAACACCATCAACACCATGGTGGACCAGTTGAACTCCTTCTCCTCCGAGGTCACCCGCGTGGCCCGCGAGGTCGGCACCGAGGGCAAGCTGGGCGGTCAGGCCCAGGTCCGCGGGGTGGGCGGCACCTGGAAGGATCTCACCGACAACGTGAACTTCATGGCCGCCAACCTGACCGGCCAGGTCCGCAACATCGCCGAGGTCACCACCGCCGTGGCCAATGGCGACCTGTCGAAGAAGATCACCGTGGACGTGCGCGGCGAGATCCTGGAGCTGAAGAACACCATCAACGTCATGGTCGATCAGTTGAACGGCTTCGCCTCGGAAGTGACGCGGGTGGCGCGCGAGGTCGGCACCGAAGGCAACCTGGGCGGCCAGGCCCAGGTGAAGGGGGTCGCCGGCACCTGGAAGGACCTCACCGACAATGTGAACTTCATGGCCGCCAACCTGACCGGCCAGGTCCGCAACATCGCCGAGGTGACCACCGCCGTGGCCATGGGCGACCTCTCCAAGAAGATCACCGTCGACGTGAAGGGCGAGATCCTGGAGCTGAAGAACACCATCAACGTCATGGTGGACCAGCTGAACTCGTTCTCGTCCGAAGTGACCCGGGTGGCGCGCGAAGTCGGCACCGAGGGCAAGCTGGGCGGCCAGGCCCAGGTGAAGGGGGTGGCCGGCACCTGGAAGGACCTGACCGACAACGTCAACCTGATGGCCGCCAACCTGACCGGCCAGGTCCGCAACATCGCCGACGTGACCACCGCCGTGGCCAAGGGCGACCTCTCCAAGAAGATCACCGTCGACGTGAAGGGCGAGATCCTGGAGCTGAAGTCGACCATCAACGTCATGGTCGATCAGCTGAACGGCTTCGCCTCCGAAGTGACCCGCGTGGCCCGCGAGGTCGGCACCGAGGGCAAGCTGGGCGGCCAGGCCCAGGTCCCCGGCGTGGCCGGCACCTGGAAGGACCTCACCGACAATGTGAACATGATGGCCGCCAACCTCACCGGCCAGGTCCGCAACATCGCCGACGTGGTCACCGCGGTGGCCCAGGGCGACCTGAAGCGCAAGCTGACCCTGGACGCCAAGGGCGAGATCGCGTCCCTGGCCGACACCATCAACGGCATGATCGAGACCCTGGCGACCTTCGCCGACCAGGTCACCAACGTGGCCCGCGAAGTCGGATCGGAAGGCAAGCTGGGCGGCCAGGCGCGGGTGCCAGGGGCCGCGGGTCTCTGGCGCGACCTGACCGACAACGTCAACGAGCTGGCCGCCAACCTGACCACCCAGGTGCGCGCCATCGCCGAGGTCTCCACCGCCGTGACCAAGGGCGACCTGACCCGCTCCATCACCGTGGAGGCGTCCGGCGAAGTCGCGGCGCTGAAGGACAACATCAACGAGATGATCCGCAATCTGAAGGATCAGACCCTGAAGAACACCGAGCAAGACTGGCTGAAGACCAACCTCGCCCGGTTCAGCCGCATGCTGCAGGGCGAGCGCGACCTCTCGACGGTCTCCAACCTCGTGCTGTCGGAGCTGGCGCCGCTGATCAACGCCCAGCACGGCCTCTTCTATGTCTCCGACCGCGACGAGGACGGCGAGCCGGTGCTGAACCTCGCGGCGAGCTACGCCTTCAACCCGAAGCAGCCGCCCGCCGCCCAGCTCCGGCCCGGCCAGAGCCTGATCGGCCAGTGCGCCGTGGAGAAGGAGCGCATCCTCCTCACAAACGTCCCCAAGAAATACCTCCAGGTCACCTCCGGCCTCGGCGGCGCCTCGCCGCATAACATCGTGGTCCTGCCCGCCCTGTTCGAAGGCGAGCTGAAGGCGGTGATCGAATTGGCGACCCTGGGCGAATTCAACGAGACCCAGCAGGCCTTCCTGGATCAGCTCATGGAGTCGGTCGGCATCGTGCTCAGCACCATCGCCGCCAACATGCGCACCGAGGGCCTGCTCACCCAGTCACAGCTCCTGACAGCCGAACTGCAGGCCCAGCAGGGCGAGCTGAAGACCACCAACGACCGGCTGGAGCAGCAGGCGGCCTCGCTGCGGCAGTCCGAGGAGCTGCTGCGCAGCAAGCAGGACGAGCTGCAGCAGACCAACGCCGAACTTGAAGACAAGGCGCGGCTGCTCTCGGATCAGAACCAGCAGGTCGAGGCCAAGAACCACGAGGTCGAGCAGGCGAAGATGGCGCTGGAGGAGAAGGCCGAGCAGCTGGCCCTCACCTCGAAATACAAGTCGGAGTTCCTGGCCAATATGAGCCACGAGCTGCGCACGCCGCTCAACAGCCTGCTCATCCTGTCGAAGATGCTGAGCGAGAACGCCCAGGGCAACCTCAGCGACAAGCAGGTGGAGTTCGCCAAGAACATCCACGACGCCGGCACCGACCTGCTGGGCCTGATCAACGACATCCTCGACCTGTCGAAGATCGAGTCCGGCACCGTCACCCTGGACATCGGCGAGATGTCGTTCGGCAGCCTGCGCGACCAGATGGACCGCACCTTCGCCCAGGTCGCGCAGGGCAAGCGCCTCGACTTCACCATCGAGATCGACAAGGCCCTGCCCCGGGCCATGTATACCGACGACAAACGCCTGCTGCAGGTGATCAAGAACCTGCTTTCGAACGCCTTCAAGTTCACCGAGAGCGGCTCGGTGAAGCTGAGCGTCTCCCGAGCCGGCCTGGGCTGGACCCCCGGCAACGAGCACCTGAACACCGCCGGCCAGGTCCTGGCCTTCTCGGTGCAGGACACCGGGATCGGCATTCCGGAAGAGAAGCAGCGGCTCATTTTCGAAGCCTTCCAGCAGGCCGACGGCACCACCAGCCGCAAGTACGGCGGCACGGGCCTTGGCCTCTCGATCAGCCGCGAGATCACCCGCCTGCTCGGCGGCGAACTGCGCGTTGTGTCCACGCCGGGCGAGGGCAGCACCTTCACCCTCTATGTGCCGCTCAACTTCAGCCCGGCCTCCCAGCCGGCGGCGGGACCACGCGGTCCTGCGGTCGCACCCCAGCCGTTCCGGCTGTCCTCGACCGCCGCTGTCGAGGCCGAACTCACCGACTCCGTGGTCGACGACCGAGACCAGATCGAACCCGGGGCCGGCGTGGTCCTGATCGTCGAGGACGACCCACGCTTCGCCTCCATCCTGCTGTCGCTGGTGCGCGACGTGGGGTTGAAGGGCGTGGTGACCGGCGAGGGGTCCGCCGTTCCGTCGCTTGCCCGGCGCTTCTCGCCCGAGGCGATCCTGCTGGATATCGGCCTGCCCGACATGGACGGCCTGGCTCTGCTGGACCTGCTGAAGCGAACGGCCGACACGCGCCACATCCCGGTGCACGTCATTTCCGCCGACGACCAGGGCGGGCTTGGCCTCTCGATGGGCGCGGTCGGATTCACCAGCAAGCCCGTCGCCCGCGAGGCGGTGATCTCGACTCTCGAAGCCTTGCGCGCCATCGCGGCCCAGACTCCCCAGCCAGTGCTGTTCGTGGGCGCCGCGTCGAGCCCGGTGGCCGAGACGCTCAAGGAGGCCTTCGGCGAGGTCCATCACTATGCCGAGTTGTCGGCCGTTCCTGACGCGGCGCTCACCGGCGACCAGGGCTGCCTGGTGATCGATGTCGGCCAAGGCCCGGTGGCGCAGATCGTCGACCAGCTGAAGCAACGGCGTGCGCGGAATGGCGTGGCGGTCCTCTACGCCTCGGAAGACCTGTCGGCCGAGGATGAGCGCCGGATGCGGCTGGCGACCTTCAGCGGCCTGGCGCGGCTGGCGCGCACGCCCGAGCAGCTGGTGGAGCACACGACGATGCTGCAGCACGCGCCCGTGGCCGACCTCTCGGCGCCGGCGCGCGCTATGTTGAGCCAGGGACGGCACGCCGATGCCGTGCTCACGGGCCGAACCGCGGTGGTGATCGATGACGACATCCGCAACATCTTCTCGCTGGCCAGCGCGCTTGAGGAATATGGCGTCGAACTGCGATACGCCGAAAGCGGGCGGGCCGGGCTGGAGCTGCTCGACGAGATGCCGAGAGTGGACATGGTGCTGGTCGACATCATGATGCCGGACATGGACGGCTATGAGACCATGCGGGAAATCCGGTCCCGGGCGAAATTCTCCGAACTCCCCATCGTCGCCGTCACCGCCAAGGCCATGAAGGGCGACCGCCAGAAGTGCATCCAGGCCGGGGCGTCCGACTATGTCTCCAAGCCCGTGGACATCGACCGGCTGATCTCGGTGCTGCGGGCCTCGGTGCAACGCGCCGACGCCCTTAGAAGCGCCGGGCAGAAGCTCCCGTCGCTGCTTCCGACCGTCGGCTGA